A region of the Canis lupus dingo isolate Sandy chromosome 8, ASM325472v2, whole genome shotgun sequence genome:
CACCCACCACTTCTGCATCCTGTCCCCAGCTTCGGGAGAGCCTGGAGCCAGATGCCTATGCACTGTTTCACAAGAAGCTGACTGAGGGTGTGCTCATGCGGGACCCCAAATTCTTGTGGTGTGCCCAAGTAAGTGGCCTGCCCAGGGGAGCTgactggagggggcagggaggagggcagggggccagATCAGGCCTCAGGTAGCTTTATACTCTTGTACCCACAGTGCTCCTTTGGCTTCATATATGAACGGGAGCAGCTGGAGGCAACATGTCCCCAGTGTCACCAGACCTTCTGTGTGCGCTGTAAGCGCCAGGTGAGGCCCATTCATCCTTTCAGAGTAACTTGTCAGACTCGGGGTATGCTGAAGCATGGAACAGATGTGAGCTCTGGGGTCAAAGAGCTCACAGTAgtcaggaaaggagggagagagggagggagggtgaaaGGTAAGGTGAGGAGGAAGAGTGgggaaggaaggcaagaaaggcagtgagggagagagagagcctgagtacACATAGCATAAGTTCTATAATGAAAACAGGAATCTCAGATTAGGAATAACAGAATACACCTACTTAGGATGGAAAGGTCAGACAAGTCTTCTCTAAAACGGTTTAATTTAAGCTCAGGCCTGAAAGTTAAGAAGAAGCCAACTATGCAAAGGATATTCGGGACAGAAAGAACAACACGTGGAAAGTCCAAAGTCAGAAAAAGTGTTGTGTGGCTGGAGCCCCAAGAGCAAGGGTGAGAGTGGCAGGCGGTTGGAGAGGAGCTAGCTGCCAGATCAGGAAAGGCTGTGAGGCCAAGTGAGGCAGGTATTTGCCTTTTATTCTAAGACTAACCAAGGGGTGATACTAtctcatttgccttttaaaaagtttgccatttaaaaaaataaaaaataaaaaataaaataaaaagtttgccaTTTGATTGCTCACTTTGACGGCACATATTCTAAAAAGTTTAACTTCTAATGCCAAAAAGTTACATCTGTGTTacaaaacacaataataaaatgaCCACCCAAGACCCTATCACTGAATCTCAGATCTAGAACACTGCCATACTGTTGAAGCTGCCTGCCTTATGCTCTCCAAGGCACTATGGCCACAGGCGAGCAGGAGTGGAGGTAGAGACACCAGTAACCGAGGCAAGACCTGACCTGGCCTGGAGTAGGGTGGCCACAGCAGGGATGAAGGAAAAGGGGACAGGGCTGAGGTGGGTTTAGGGGGGTGGAAATAAAACCTGCCGGTGAATGTGTGCTAGTACAAAGAGGTGAAAGAACCAAGCCTGGCCCCTCAGTTTAAGACTGGAGCAAACAGTGAATGACAGTGCTGTAAAGTAAAGCCAGGGCCCACAAGGTATGAGAGGTGGGGTCCTTGGGAAGGGCCCAGGGAGGAGCTTTCATGCGAAACTTGCTTTCCCTCctgcagtgggaggagcagcacCGAGGCCGGAGCTGTGAGGATTTCCAGAACTGGAAACGCAACAATGACCCCGAATACCAGGCCCAGGGCCTAGCCCTGTATCTTCAGGAGAATGGCATCGGTAAGGATGTGCCACTGGGCCTGTCTGCCCAGTCATTTGTTACTGCCAGAGGCTCTCTTCCCAAAGGCCTTCAGGAGCAGTGGCAGCACCAGCCCTGACCTGCTGTTCCTTACAGACTGCCCCAAGTGCAAGTTCTCGTATGCACTGGCCCGAGGAGGCTGCATGCACTTTCACTGCACCCAATGCCGCCACCAGTTCTGCAGCGGCTGCTACAATGCCTTTTACGCCAAGAATGTGAGCCTGGAGGAGAGGATGGAAGggattggggggcgggggagggatgCTGCCATTGGGTGTGAGGGGCAAAGGCACTAAGGAGTAGCCTAGGGGAAGAAAAGGGGAGGCCAGTGGGGGTGTAAAGCACCTCTCTctgttccctctccccttctgcttGCCTGCTTGCCTCCAATGTCTCCATCTTCCCCCCCTCTTCCCTACACCCCTCATACAGGGGTTCTGAGAAGCCAGGACCCCAACCGTCTCCAACTTCCCCTCTCCCATATGGGTTTCCGCCAGAAATGTCCAGACCCTAACTGCAGGGTGAAAAAGTCCCTGCATGGCCACCACCCACGAGACTGCCTCTTTTACCTGCGGGACTGGACTGCTCTCCGGCTCCAGAAGCTGCTACAGGTCAGGGGTGGCCAGCCACGCTGGGTTTGCAGATTGCCCAGGGTAGAAGGCCAAGCACAGGGTGGCAAGAAAGGgaaggctctgggctgggcaaTTCAGTAGGCTGGCATCAAGGGGAACCTAACGCCCAACCATCTGCCCCTCCTCAGGACAATAATGTCATGTTCAACACAGAACCCCCAGCAGGGGCCCGGGCAGTTCCTGGCGGTGAGTGTCTGAACAGGCCTCAGAGAAGGGGGTGAGGGCGGGCTCCCACTGTGTTGTGGGTAAAGGGGAGGCTTGGGTCCATGCTCAGAGCTTGGCCTGTGCCCACTTGTGGCTTCTTGGCAGGTTAATTTCACTGGGTCTGGTTTCTCCGTCTGTGACATGGGAGTAAGACCCCTACTTTGTAGCTCGGCTGTTTACTTGAGGCCATATTCAAGCACTTGGCACTTAATCCTGattttcttctcccattcccaAAGGATAATGATTCATTAGTTAACTCAAGGAATATTTAATGAGACTCAGGAGTTGCACTGTTTTAGATTCCATGAGGGCAACAGAAAGATGTTACATATGGTTCTAATCTACCCCACCCCTTATTACCATAAGATAAGGCCTTCACAGCATGAGTTAACCAGGCACAAAGGATCATAGTCCAGAGTTGTCTTGAGAGTATGTGACAATAAAAAAAGAGGGTACATGATTATGGACCAAAACCAAGCTTGGATAAAAGCAGGGCCTCTGCTTCTGTGTCAGAGTTGGTCTCCCATGATGGTGTCTCTAAGTACCCACTCCTCTCTGACCCCAACACCATTAGAGCAGTCCCCTCCCTGAAGCCTGTCTCCCATGCCTCATACCCCTCTTCTCTGGGGGCTTTGTGGTCAGTCACCTCCTCCCAATACAAGGGTCCCTTCCTTCCCTTATCCTTAGGTGGCTGCCGAGTGATGGAGCAGAAGGAAGTCCCTAATGGGTTCCGGGATGAAGCTTGTGGCAAGGAGACTCCAGCTGGCCATGCTGGCCTCTGCCAGTGAGTGTCAGGCACGGCATGGAGTTGGGGGCAGGAGGATACACCTGGGTAGTCAAGGGGATCTCTGGCTGTAGTAGGTCCTGCAGGGGAAGTAAGAGAGGGTCTCTCTGGGCAAGGGCGTGGCTAGGTAGTAGCCAGCAGTGCACACAGGGAGATAGTACCCACCACTACAAGTGGCAAGAGTCCCCGGTCCTGTTTGTCTGAGTACACCAGTGCCCAGCAAGGTGTGGGGCACACTTGGTTAACATTAGCCAAATAAGGGACCCCTGGGtcactcagcagttgagcatctgccttcagcccagggtgtgatcccggagttccagggtcgagtcccccattgggctccttgcatggagcctgcttctccctctgcctgtgtctctgcctctctctctgcatctctcatgaataaaaaatatatatatatatataacatatataataaatatattatatatatatattagccaaacagaagaacaaatactccACCCTGTCATCTCTGCAGGGCACACTACAAAGAGTATCTTGTGAGCCTCATCAACGCGCACTCACTGGACCCAGCCACCCTATATGAGGTGGAGGAGCTGGAGACGGCTGCTGAGCGCTACCTGCACGTGCGCCCTCAGCCAGTGGCAGGGGAGGATGCCCCTGCCTACCATGCCCGCTTGTTACAGGTacagcctccctccccccagcctcgCCTTTGACCCACACTCTACAAGTCTTCTGTCCAGCCTGCATCTGAGCTCTGGGCTTCCAGTgttatcattttctctctcctcctgcagaAGCTGATGGAAGAGGTGCCCTTGGGACAGAGTATCCCTCGCAGGAGGAAgtagtggggtggaggggggcaagGATCCTCATGAGTGTCTCAAGGCCGAACCTCCTCAGGAACAGCTCCAGCACCAATAAAGAGGCATCTCCTTGCCCAGGCTTTTTGGTGGTCTTCTTCTGCCCCACCATCTGGGGCACCAGGGAAAGGGGGTGAACAGAGAGCTTTGCTGaaagggccgcctgcagcccaccaCAGGACCCTCCTTGGACTCAGGGCCAGGAAGGAATTGACACCATGGATGGCCAAGGAGGCTGTCCCCAGCCAGCCACCCGGCCTGGGCTTTCTCCTCCCCAGCGTCCTTTGTTCCTTCATGGAATCCAGCTGATATTTGAGGTCACCTGCCAGGCACCAGGCAGGCACGAGGGGGTAAACACAGATGCACGGGTGGTAGAGGGCTAGCCAGAGGCCTCCCGCCAGACTCCAGAATCCTGGCCTCCCTGGGAAGCGGCAGCGGCTGGCAATCAGGGGGGTCTACGGGAGCGGTGGGGGCCCTCGGATGCTGCCGCCCCCTGGTGGCGCGCGGTTGCCCTGCAGCTCGGACCACGTGATTTCTGAGAAGCGGCGGCGCCTGGAGAACTGAAACTTAGGGTGGGGACTGTAGGAAGGGGCGGAGAGATCTGGAGGGTGCCGGGCCGAGGGCAGCTTGCATCTTGGGACAGCCAGCTGGCCGCGCAGGTAAGACCCGCCGAGAGTGGAGGTCAGCCCGGGTCTAGAGCTGGAAGGCCCGTCCGGATTAGAGTTGGGAGTGGGGTCTCCTGGGGCCCCTCTGTGAAACAGGAATCTACAGATGGCCTGTGAgccggggccggggtggggggtggggggtgggagttgGCCTGAGTGAGAGGCTGACCAGGGGTCAGGGGCCCCAGCCCTAGAAGTAAAGGGCAGGAAGCCCTGCTGCTAGATTGTTCAGAGGCCCAGCTCTGGCTGCCCGTTTGTTTTCCTGCCTTCTGGCCCTGCCCACTTCCGCCGCAGCCCTGCCCCACCTACCTATAGGGGAAGGGTGGGGGTCAAGGACCAGGTTGTTGGGGGGTAGTGGGTGAGGGACCATTGAGGCAGGCATCTCAGAAGCGTATACTGCCACTGCAGATGCTTGGGCTAGAGACCGGGCCGGTCCCCACGAGCCACACCAAGAGAGTTCTCTGCCACACAACAGATTTCCCCAGAAAGTCTTAAAACTAGTACCAGTGTGTAGAGTTTCCTCCCAGATGTCACAGCCTGGGAGGTTAAAAGAGATgtgtcttttgttgttttgttttgttttgtttgtcattACTAGTGAAGGGACAAACCTCACCATTCAGCCTCAGAATTTTTGAGAAAGGTCTACAGGCAAAAGATAGATGGGATTCCGGGGTCCCTTGCCAGAATCCAACCCCGGTGGTAAGGATCTTGGCAGACGTCCCCTCCCAAAGCGTCAGTCCCACTGATGCCACCTGCCACTCTTGTCCCTAGGATGGCTTCAGGCAGGGCACGCTCCACCCGAAAGCTGCGGAACTGGGTGGTGGAGCAGGTGGAGAGCGGGCAGTTCCCAGGGGTGTGCTGGGACGACGCAGCCAAGACCATGTTCCGGATCCCCTGGAAGCATGCGGGCAAACAGGACTTCCGTGAGGACCAGGATGCCGCCTTCTTCAAGGTGACAGCGCGGAAACTGGAGCCCCCAAAGGAGGGGTGGGGTATACACTGAAGCTCTCACCCCCAAGGACTTGTGTCTGCCTGGGTTTCAGATAAAGGGGAGATGGGAGGGTAGAACCAGCTGCGTGATCATCACATCCCGTGCATGGCGAAAATGCCAACATTGTGAAGGATTTCAAGAGGGCAGTAGCGGAGCATAAACCTGAGCGCTGGCCCTTCTGTGCAGATGCTCGGGTGGCCCGTCTGCCTGGTGATGCTGGTGCAAGTAGGGGGTCAGCCGGGGTGTGTAACATGCTGTCTCTGCTTGACTTCCTGTGTTTTGAAGGCGTGGGCCATATTTAAGGGGAAGTATAAGGAAGGGGACATGGAAGGCCCGGCTATCTGGAAGACTCGGCTGCGCTGTGCACTCAACAAGAGTCCTGAATTTGAGGAGGTGCCTGAGAACGGCCATAGGGACGGAGCTGAGCCCTACAAGGTGTATCGGCTGCTGCCCTCCGGGACTCTCCCCGGTGGGTGTCCCCTTGCCCCACCCCTCCTAGCAGCAGCAGACCTGCCTCTCTGCAGCCCCTCGCTGGGACCTCTGCCCCATCACTGTCCTTGGCGAGCTCTGCTAGCTTCTCCTTCCTGGGCCTGCCCATCCTTCCACGGCCTCCTGTCCTACCCTCTGTACCCACTTAAGGCTCTGCCATTTCTCCCCTTCCACAATATTCCACAGCCCAGCCTGGGACCCAGAAATCACCATCAAAGCGACATCACAGCTCTGTGTCCTCCGAAAGGGAGGAGGACGAGAGGACCGTGAAGAATGGTGCTCCCAGTCCCTCCTTGCTTGTGGACCCCTTCAGAAATGTAAGAGCAAGGGTAGGAAGGGGGGGGTGGCGCCTGAGGGCAGGGACCGTAACTAGGGGAGAGGTGGGCCAACCATAGATCCTGTGTctgcaggaggaggtgggggccaATGGGGGAACGAGCCGTTCAAACTTTGGGAGTAGCAGCAACAGCAGCCCTGAGCCCCAGGAAGGTACCACGTCCCCCGCCTCTGTTCGTCCCCCCACACTGCACCCTCTGGCCCTTGGAGTCCCCAGTCCTACTCTGAGCGATGCACACCGCTGCTTCCCTTCTAGGCACAGGTACCGCTGAAGCCCCTTTCCAAGGAGATCAGGTGTCACTGGAGCTTCTGCCCCCTCCGGGCTCAGGTACGTGGCGTTTCTGACTCATTCCTGCGCCCTGTCCCCCCCGCCTGTCTCCCTGCGGACATGCATGCATCATTGTGTCTGGCAGGGCTCATAGCAGCCCGGGCCCACCTTGCCCAGACAGAGGCACTGGTTTCTAGGCAGGATACCTGGCCAGACTCCAAACACAGCTCAATTCTCAAAAATACCCTCTCTACACTCTGTTCCCAGGAAATCCACTTTGAGACATTAATTCTGGGGGTcaagcagagacccaggctctGGGACCTAAACTGTAAGGCCCTGGGTGATAGGAAAGTCTGGCAGGAGGTCCCTAGGCTGGTGAGGGTGGCGATGGGGCAGATGAGGAGGTGGCCCCTGGCCTCAGAAGATGAAGCTGCTACCCCTGTCCTCCCTTGGCTTCTCTCGCTGGACCTCACGtttctcatcagcaaaatgaGGGTGTGGGGTTCTCGAGGAGCCCCTCcatcccccaggccctggggctgacCAGGCGGACCCCTCAGGTGAAGCACAGGGGCAGCTGGTGGTTCTCTGTCCACAGACTACTCGCTGCTGCTCACCTTCATCTACAGTGGGCGCATGGTGGGCAAAGCCCAGGTGCAGAGCCTGGACTGCCGCCTTGTGGCCGAGCCCTCCGGCTCCCAGTGCGGGATGGAGCAGGTCGTCTTTCCCAAGCCTGACCCTCCAGAGCCCACCCAGCGCCTGCTGAGCCAGATCGAGAGGGGTGTCCTGGTAGCCAGCAACTCCCGGGGCCTCTTCGTGCAGCGCCTCTGCCCCATCCCCGTCTCCTGGAATGCACCCCAGGCCCCACCTGGCCCAGGCCCACATCTGCTGCCCAGCAATGAGTGTGTGGAGCTCTTCAGAACCACCCACTTCTGCAGAGGTGAGGCTGTTCCAGCTCAGCTGAGCCCCTGGCTCCTTGTAGCCCCGCCCTGGGACCTGATAGGCTCTGCCACCACCCTGTGTTTCTGCCAGTAGATCCCTCATCACAGCTGATGTGTGGCACCCTGCCCTTGCACCGTGCACATCCTGTGGGGCCCTGTGCTCCGCCCTGGCAGCTGTCTGGCAGCCACCCTTCCCTAGTCCAGGCCTCGGAAGATGAGGCTCAGGTGGAGCTCAGCACACATGTCACGTCTCGGGGACTGCCCCCGCCTGGCAGCATGCAGTGATGGGAGGTGTGCCTGCTGGGCCTCTCCCGCACAGGctcccacacacaccctccccctaTTCACCGGCCCTGCCACACTCCGGGCAGCTCCTCTGGTCATTCTTCTCCCATCCACTTCTGGAATTCTACTCCTGCCTCCCTTCACCTGTAAATCTGGCCAGGAGTGTAGGGGACACAGAACGGGAGAGTTCCAGGGCCGTGGGTgccctttgggggggggggggcggtgagccAGCAACAGAGTGGGGCACCTCTGTGTCAAGCAGACCCGGCTGCCAGGAGGACTCTTAAGTTCTCCAGCAGAGAGCTTGCAGATCGTATAAAAATCAGTTACCTCAAAGTATTATTCGAGGAAGGGGCGCCCTTTGCTGTTTGCACATGGGAGTAGCAGCTTAGTTGCCACCGTTCCTCCTGGCATAAGGCAGCCGCCTCACAACCCTGCGGCTCCAGTTCTGGCCCCACAGCCATCCGTCTTTGTCCATGGTGGGCCCCTCTCGGTCCCCTCCCTGCCTGTGGCccctgtcttctctttcttctagcCCTTAACCCTTTTTCCTTCATCAGACCTGGTCAGGTACTTCCAGGGCCTGGGTCCCCCACCTGAGTTCCAGGTGACACTGAATTTCTGGGAGGAGAGCCCCGGCCCCAGCCGTACCCCAAAGAGCCTCATCACGGTGCAGGTGAGTTCAGGGCAGGGGAAGAGTAGGCTAGCCTGCCCCTGGAGGGCGTGTGTTGGGGTGGTTCCAGCAGGAGACGGGGCCTGGGGGGAAGACCTCCTAGGGTAGTGTCTGCTCTTGGCTGTGCTCCTGACAAGCTCTCCCCCACCTTCTCTGGCACAGATGGAGCAGGCCTTTGCCCGACATTTACTGGAAGAGACTCCAGAGGAGCAGTCAGCTGCCGTGTCCCTGCTGCAGAGCCTGGGAgaccctgcttcctcctctcctctctcttcctcctatCTGCTTTGAAAGAGACTCATTCTCCACGCTGTTGGCCTGCCTCCCTCGGTGACAGTTCTCCGTGGTTGTCTCTGACAGCTGCGTCCTTCAACTGCTTATGTACCCGGCTGGTGGAGAACTCAAGGATGATCTTTATAccccctgttttttgtttttgtttgtttgtttttgtttttttgagatacACCTTTCATTTCTGAGGAACTGACCTGGGAAAGTCCAAATGGTATGAACTCAGGGgacctttccctcttcccccagtCCTAAAGCCAAGcactttacattttcttcttagaTGTTCACtagggatttaaaataaaattttttgaaagaggaGTCAGTATCTGCTTTGTTGGGATGAAAAGGTAGCAGGGGTCACAGGGAAGTGAAAGAGATGTAAGGTGAGAGTGAGTACTTGGGTTCTCTTCCTGCTGACCTCTCTGGGCCCTTTTCATCTCCTCCACCGGCAGGTTCTGGCTAGGACGCTGTCTGGGCTCTGTGGGTTCtgggcctggggagaggggagaggttaGCCACCCGGAAGAGCACAGCCTACAGCTGCTGTAGCCACCAACCTCACGCGGAAAAATCTGGGCTCTTCTCTTCTTGGCTAAGGCCTCCGATTCGGGCCTTACAACAGGCTTAGGGTTGGACTCTGGGCAGGAGTTCTAAATGAACAGGTGAACTTGGAAGTTGCCCTCAAATTCTGGGCTACAAGCACTGGGGCCTGGAATGGGCGGCAGAATCAGAGGGAAGAGCTGCTGAGCCTCCTGTGCTGAGGGAGACCAGGCCCTGGCACCTCTTCTCCCAACACATGGGGTGCTATCCTCTCAATGGAAGGGACTCCCAAACTGTTTTCCTTGCTCTACCTAAGCCCCATAGAAGACCATCTGGCCTAGGCTGCAACGTCACCCACACTTGCTCACTGAGATTTGAGGGCTCCAGGTCAGCTGGCCCCTCTGAGCCCTTACCCCCTGGGTTTGCCACCAAACTAAaagttcttcctttttaaggccacTCGTCATCTTAATCTCTCCACTCACGTCCAGACCTAAGTCACCACTTAGCTGATGTTGCAGCCTCTAGCTCCCCTCTTCCTGTAGGGGACCCCAGATTGGAGGAAGAGAGGCTCCCAGACCAGACTCCTTCCTGTCAGGCTGCTCTTGGAAGCCTTGCCTGGTTCACCTACGTGATCAAAACCTAGACGCCTAGACCCTCAAGGATCTTCCTACTGGCATGTTTGACAAACTTCAGTGCTGCCCTTGagcttcctgcctgcctccttgGATCTTCCTCCCATTCAGTCTTGCCCATCGTCCTCCTGAGAAGCCAAGAGCCCAAACAGGCCTCTGCATTACCAGGGAAGAACGCAGGTACTGAGTGCTCAGGTACTCGAACTCCAGAGTCC
Encoded here:
- the IRF9 gene encoding LOW QUALITY PROTEIN: interferon regulatory factor 9 (The sequence of the model RefSeq protein was modified relative to this genomic sequence to represent the inferred CDS: deleted 1 base in 1 codon) is translated as MASGRARSTRKLRNWVVEQVESGQFPGVCWDDAAKTMFRIPWKHAGKQDFREDQDAAFFKAWAIFKGKYKEGDMEGPAIWKTRLRCALNKSPEFEEVPENGHRDGAEPYKVYRLLPSGTLPAQPGTQKSPSKRHHSSVSSEREEDERTVKNGAPSPSLLVDPFRNEEVGANGGTSRSNFGSSSNSSPEPQEGTGTAEAPFQGDQVSLELLPPPGSDYSLLLTFIYSGRMVGKAQVQSLDCRLVAEPSGSQCGMEQVVFPKPDPPEPTQRLLSQIERGVLVASNSRGLFVQRLCPIPVSWNAPQAPPGPGPHLLPSNECVELFRTTHFCRDLVRYFQGLGPPPEFQVTLNFWEESPGPSRTPKSLITVQMEQAFARHLLEETPEEQSAAVSLLQSLGDPLPPLLSLPPICFERDSFSTLLACLPR